A window of Poecilia reticulata strain Guanapo linkage group LG7, Guppy_female_1.0+MT, whole genome shotgun sequence genomic DNA:
tgtgtgGTGTCTTGtaagactttgtatttttgtgtttttattatgtaaagtaCTTATTATGCTTCGCTCtagaaataaacttgattaaaaacaacaatgaaaaaatacatacaagtagaaaatatgaattattcCCATTGAAGCTAAAATGATACAGAACATTGACTATTAAGTGATAATGTTACATTCATGTatcattttaactttgaaatactttaaaactcCTACACAACAAACAACCATTTCAGTAGGtttaaaggaaatgtgtttattgcaaAAGCTTTACTGTGCTACTCTGTGTTATAAAAGGCTGaagaaaactggatttttcCTGGCTTCTCAAtaaaaggaattttaaaatctACGAACAGTAAGATGTAAAATTTAATAgtttcaaaaacataattttgttgtACCTTGATGGTGGTGACATTTCAATGACTGCTGAAGGCaggaaaaaagtttgagaaaaatgaAGTGTAGTGGAAACAAATGTCTTACCGGCTCGTCTTGCACCATTTCTGTTATCAGATTTACAGTGACCGTCACGTGACCTGGAGAATGAAGCTCTGGCAGAACCTGTCTGTCTGTACTGGTTGTGAACCTGCTCTCCCTACAGGGGTCTGCACACCAAAACCAAAGGCGttcacaagttttattttagtattgatttttagtattttgaaacagaaaatttatGTGAGATataaagaaagaggaaaatctcACTGCGACAATTGACTTTTACAGACAATCAGATTAACTATCAGGAATGGTAGGTCAAGAAGACTGAATCCTGAGATTGAATCCAAAAATTGTTCAGTGAAGAATGTCCTTAAGGCTGTGGACACTTATGCTGCCAGATAATTGcagcttttttactttttaagtttttcccacacacagatttttttgtgaaattgagtAGTACATCACAAATGTTGTGTTTAGGtctgaaatgatttgtttttgtcacatttttgtctttaattgtgATGTTTAGAAACACTTAGCATTTTGATGGGgttatgtagatttttttatacatgCTGTATCGGTTATACCTCCAGGATTAAGTTGTTACTGCCCCGATGcaccaaaaaacactttttgagtCTGCAATACTAAAACTTCTACATTCTtaatctaaatgtttgtttaaaatttagaaaactattaaaaaatatattttgttcttATCAGGTCTTTCCTCTTCCGTTGGACATACTGGAGGAAATCTTCCTAAATCTGCCCCCTCACCacgtggtgtgtgtgtgtcgatTAGTGTGCCGCCAGTGGAAAGATGTGGCCGACAGCGAGTCTTTCTGGAGAGAAAGATGTAGGAGAGAGGGATATCGTCTCCGTGACTTTTCCAAAGTTCCCAGCGACTGGAGGCTGTTTTACTTCTTGTGCAAGAAGAGGAGAAATCTCATGAAGAATCCAAGAGCAGATGGTGAAATTACCTTTACTTAACGTTACACAGTAGCATTGTTTTCTTCctatgttttataaaatccaCAGATActcatcttttgttttcttagatGAATTTCAGGGTTGGAGAATATTGGATAACGGTGGGGATCAGTGGAAAGTAGAGGAACCTATGGTGGAACATTCAAATCCAGCAGTAAAGAAAAACTATGTGACCTCCTTTGGGTGAGAAATCACCAGCACTAGcaatgttttcatgtgtttataCAGTTGAAGTTGCAATTACCAATTAAGTGAATACAATCTGTTATCTGCAGGTGGTGCAGAAAAGAGCAAATGATTGATCTGATGGAAGAAGGTTACAACCCATTATTTATGGACGAGTTCCAGCCGCACATCCGGATATCTGACTGGTgagaaaaatgcacacaaattatttatattttttttctcaaaacgttctcaaaaaaaaaaagaaaacttaaatttaTGGTGTCCATTGTCAGGTACGCACCCCGCTGGGATTGTGGAAGCATCTATGTGATTTCTGTGCAGCTACTAGGTCACGAGCAAGACGTTCTCCAGGAATTTAGTCCTGAGCCCCTTTCCTTTCCTCAGTGGAATGACCAGCAGTGGCATCAAGTATGTACATGTTACAAAGATCAATGcaactgcagagaaaaatacaCTCACGTTACTGACGTTATTTCTCCTTTCAGATGGTGCATGTCTTCAAGGACTACGGACCAGGAGTGAGATATGTCCGTTTCACCCATGGTGGCAAAGACACACAGTTCTGGGCAGGATGGTATGGCATTCGTGTAACAGAAAGCTGTGTTGAAATTTGTTCAGCATTGGACAGCTAGCTTATTTACGCAACTGTGTTAGGAATACAGCTCTGAATATCTTTGAGTACTTGAGTTAGGAAAAATATTAACCTTGTGGCCTTCTAAGCAATTTTCCCTCATTCTACAATGTATTGACAAAAACGTGTAAGTCATGAAGgtttttattcttatattatttCCAGATGccaaatgtttaattattctGTTAAATCTCCCCTACACACATGcctcaaaatatgtttaaattttacaaaGACGCTT
This region includes:
- the LOC103467680 gene encoding F-box only protein 6-like, with translation MKRKTRPIMGILYSVTSPSPIRSSGEPVFPLPLDILEEIFLNLPPHHVVCVCRLVCRQWKDVADSESFWRERCRREGYRLRDFSKVPSDWRLFYFLCKKRRNLMKNPRADDEFQGWRILDNGGDQWKVEEPMVEHSNPAVKKNYVTSFGWCRKEQMIDLMEEGYNPLFMDEFQPHIRISDWYAPRWDCGSIYVISVQLLGHEQDVLQEFSPEPLSFPQWNDQQWHQMVHVFKDYGPGVRYVRFTHGGKDTQFWAGWYGIRVTESCVEICSALDS